In Lepeophtheirus salmonis unplaced genomic scaffold, UVic_Lsal_1.4 unplaced_contig_12472_pilon, whole genome shotgun sequence, the sequence TAAAAAGCTTGATTAAACCAGACAGATTATTGAGCGAAGCTGGCCACTTACGAAGTTGTAACATCTCATAGTCTATGCGAAAATCCTTAGAGAATGAGACACCTTCAAAGAAGTGCCTTTTTTTGTCATAgcaattaatgaaaaagggaAGCTGAGAATGTCCCAAAGTGAGGGAACTTAAAAGCCATTTGATTTTAGATTCGTTGTCGATTTCTTCTCCTcctgtgaaaaaaataaacaaaagaatgAAACGTTAGAATAGAGATTGCTTCATTCTCCATCCGAAAAACTTAGTTACCTTGAGCTGAAACAACGACAAAGTCTTTTAAACCATAGAAATATTGTACAGGATGAAACCCAATGAAATCGTCCGCATCTGTAGCTTTGAAATAACGAACAAACTTGAATTCAATACCCAAAAAGGTGAGATAGCGCGTCATGGAGGATGGATCTTCAATGCTGGTCCAAAAGCCTCCAACGATATCCTCCTCCAAAGAAGAAACAAACTTCTCCCAATCGGAGGCATTTGTAAAGTCTTCTATATCAAAGCAGTCTTCAGGAGGGATGGGAAGGATTTTCCGACCTTTCTTTGATATCATGTAGGGAGTGGAGTCATGATGTGTCCTTCCCTCGTCTTCAGAACTTGACATTTTCTTGATTGTAGCGTCGTAGGCACTCACACATCCGTCAGTAGAAgttcaaacataaataatttaataactctTAAATTTAAgcagtattttattattatgaaacgtCCATAatattgtgacgtcatcaattatCATATTCATGCAGTGCCCAAAATAGGCCTACTGGCCATATGTGgaccgtcaacacaaaatcaggatagaatacatttgtattttacgACGAATgatcttcaatttctatcaactaattattcttattagccCTTTGATTGAGCTGCCAAGGGCACCTGAATTAGTCAAAATGGATCGTCActataaaagaatgagaaataggttttatttgaaagaccaaatCGGGGCCAAGattataagtttcttaaatcaaaagaaattttacattatagctaaaattctaaattaacttcttccagaaatttgaatataaagcctataattgattcaaatatgtctatgaaatattgggctgtttATTGGtacatactatataatattatcaaggaaaatataatcattaataaattgatcattttttcttttattaatttttgtttaaaattgtttttatgttgacgcacgaCATAATATATAGTTTCTCGATATCCCATTTATTAGCAAATGGAATTTTTACGCCTTtaactatttttcataaaagcTTTTCTCCGATCCCAAGCTATTATCATGGCCATCTAGCTCGAGACGTCCATGCTATTTATCTACTGTTCCATTAGTAATTGCTTGAGAAACACTGTTTTAAGGCATCATGTGAccaatgacgtcatagagaacTCATGAGTTTCAAAACATCCGCAGCTTATTTAtcagttatattattatatattattttttactattaattatataaacaaatcatATGAAGTCAACATGGCTAAGCAACTAGCACAACTCGTAATTGCGGGCCTCCAAGTGGTCGGAAAGGCCTTTACAAAGGCGGTACGGGAAGAAGTACGACTAAGTCAGGAGGCGGCGAAGCGTCACTCATCTAATACAAAGGGTAAGTCCTTTCTCGTTCCggatatttgcatttttaaattgcTCCGTTCTTAAAATTGACAGACCAGACGGCTCACGCGACGGAGAATATGAGACTAGGAATGACTTTAGATGAAGCCAAACAAATTTTGGATGTGGATAGTCTGCAAGACTTGGagacctttgaaaaaaaatatcagcacTTGTTTGAAGTGAATGATAAGTCCAAAGGTGGATCCTTCTATCTCCAATCCAAAGTCGTG encodes:
- the LOC121130835 gene encoding mitochondrial import inner membrane translocase subunit Tim16-like; the encoded protein is MAKQLAQLVIAGLQVVGKAFTKAVREEVRLSQEAAKRHSSNTKDQTAHATENMRLGMTLDEAKQILDVDSLQDLETFEKKYQHLFEVNDKSKGGSFYLQSKVVRAKERIDQEIHLESNKQGPDSK